The Sesamum indicum cultivar Zhongzhi No. 13 linkage group LG2, S_indicum_v1.0, whole genome shotgun sequence genome contains a region encoding:
- the LOC105155933 gene encoding wall-associated receptor kinase 5-like: MATDHRFLLVFLIICSASTLLQAAEIKAEASGDCQRKCGDIEVPYPFGMSKGCYLDETFRIICNESTGSASLALLDWEVESINISMHTLRHKNFRGVTLPFNGSGGPYVSFFRPVLQQHYSISKAMNQFVAMGCDIIVYLIDEDTSKVQGSCSSLCNPNDTVPAQLSSCSGLFCCEISFQETLRNLSVRVQRTDYMTKAWENQCGFFTFVEKDFLSFNNMKFSTCNESYVVPMIHEWAVGNTGCNKARESIDAYVCGQNTHCIDYYPAQGYRCKCNIGYRGNPYLPQGCLDVDECSNWEDNNCPVKTHCVNTHGSYFCLPNRTRTLELLIPLGTGLGVGFLILVAIGIWTWRKIKQIKESKMKQNFFRRNGGLLLQQRIFSTWGSALLELTLFKIEELEKATDNFSGSRVLGKGGLGTVYKGMLSDGRIVAVKKANIIDDSRQVRQFVNEVSILSQINHRHIVKLLGCCLETEAPLLVYEYISNGTLSQHLHNEPHSCRFSWENRLRVAAEVAGALAYMHSYASTAIFHRDVKSSNILLDENYKAVVSDFGLSRSVPIDKTHLTTLVGGTFGYLDPGYFRSGKLNDKSDVYAFGVVLAEILTGQKAVSVEDDQGLAFRFRSAVKDDSLFHIVDKVVVSEGKEEEILALAKLAKRCLKIKAHNRPSMKEVAAELDQLRKTKEVPGHQESLWREYSSVSENCNSFSIGPQAEEDHLLPISF; the protein is encoded by the exons ATGGCAACTGATCATCGTTTCTTGCTTGTTTTTCTGATCATCTGCAGCGCCTCAACGCTCTTGCAAGCTGCAGAGATAAAAGCAGAAGCATCAGGTGATTGCCAAAGGAAATGTGGTGATATAGAAGTTCCTTATCCATTTGGCATGAGCAAGGGATGCTACCTCGATGAAACATTCAGAATCATTTGCAATGAGTCAACTGGTTCTGCTTCTCTAGCTTTGTTAGACTGGGAGGTAGAGAGCATCAATATCTCAATGCACACGCTGCGACACAAGAATTTCCGTGGTGTAACGCTTCCGTTTAATGGATCAGGAGGGCcttatgtttctttcttccGACCGGTTTTACAGCAGCATTACAGTATATCCAAGGCCATGAATCAGTTTGTTGCGATGGGGTGTGATATTATAGTCTACCTTATTGATGAAGACACCAGCAAGGTCCAGGGATCGTGCTCGTCTCTCTGCAACCCCAACGACACAGTCCCTGCGCAGCTTTCTTCTTGTTCCGGCCTGTTTTGCTGCGAGATAAGTTTCCAAGAAACTCTAAGAAATTTGTCTGTAAGGGTACAGAGAACGGATTACATGACAAAAGCCTGGGAAAATCAATGTGGTTTCTTTACTTTTGTGGAGAAGGATTTCCTTAGTTTCAATAACATGAAATTCTCTACATGTAATGAAAGCTATGTTGTCCCGATGATACATGAATGGGCAGTTGGTAATACAGGCTGCAATAAAGCAAGGGAAAGCATAGATGCATACGTGTGTGGCCAGAATACTCATTGCATTGACTATTATCCAGCTCAGGGATACAGATGCAAATGCAACATCGGCTACCGAGGCAACCCTTATCTCCCTCAAGGCTGCCTGG ACGTTGATGAGTGTTCCAATTGGGAAGATAACAACTGCCCCGTGAAAACTCATTGTGTTAACACACATGGCAGTTACTTCTGTTTGCCTAATCGTACACGTACGCTTGAACTGCTGATCCCATTAG GAACCGGCCTCGGTGTTGGTTTTCTGATATTAGTTGCCATTGGCATCTGGACTTGGAGAaagattaaacaaataaaggaAAGCAAAATGAAGCAGAATTTTTTCAGGAGAAATGGGGGTCTACTACTGCAACAGCGGATATTCTCAACCTGGGGAAGTGCACTACTTGAATTGACACTTTTCAAGATTGAGGAGCTGGAGAAGGCGACAGACAACTTCAGCGGAAGTCGTGTTCTAGGGAAAGGAGGACTTGGCACCGTCTACAAGGGAATGTTATCAGACGGAAGAATAGTTGCCGTAAAGAAGGCTAACATAATCGATGACAGTCGACAAGTTCGGCAATTCGTAAATGAGGTTTCCATCCTGTCACAGATCAACCACAGGCACATAGTCAAGTTATTGGGCTGTTGTTTAGAAACTGAAGCTCCATTGCTCGTATATGAATACATATCTAACGGCACCCTGTCGCAGCATCTTCATAATGAGCCTCACAGCTGCAGGTTTTCTTGGGAGAATCGGCTACGGGTTGCTGCTGAAGTTGCTGGGGCGCTGGCTTACATGCACTCCTATGCTTCAACAGCCATATTCCACAGAGATGTAAAGTCGAGCAACATATTATTAGACGAAAATTACAAGGCTGTAGTATCTGACTTTGGACTCTCAAGATCAGTACCCATTGACAAAACTCACTTGACAACATTGGTAGGAGGCACATTTGGTTATCTGGACCCTGGGTATTTCAGGTCTGGAAAACTAAATGACAAGAGCGATGTTTATGCATTTGGGGTCGTTCTTGCCGAAATCCTTACAGGACAAAAGGCTGTCTCTGTCGAAGATGATCAGGGATTGGCGTTCCGTTTCCGATCAGCAGTTAAGGACGATAGTTTGTTTCACATTGTGGATAAAGTAGTGGTTTCTGAAGGTAAGGAGGAGGAAATTCTTGCACTGGCTAAGCTAGCTAAgagatgtttgaaaataaaagcgCATAATAGACCAAGTATGAAAGAAGTGGCAGCAGAACTGGATCAACTGAGAAAGACAAAGGAGGTTCCAGGACATCAGGAGAGCTTATGGAGAGAATACAGTTCGGTGAGTGAGAACTGCAACAGTTTTAGCATTGGTCCTCAAGCAGAGGAAGATCATCTTCTTCCAATTTCCTTCTAG
- the LOC105155840 gene encoding vesicle-associated protein 1-4 — MGTEQLLGFEPPELSFPFELDKQLSCSMRLLNKTENHVAFKLLTTNPKKYGVRPRIGILAPGSACDITVTMRAVKEAPQNMRCKDKFMIQSAVASPDATKEDALNMFNRDAGHVFQESKLRVVYSNPTVEAPAMENPNPNGPEMRKLLDIQPSKLQFPLSLNKELSSSLQLSNVTDNHVAFRISASPKYLVQPKVGIILPQSTCDITVRMQAQNKVLSEMQSEDKFLIQSVTLSAGTTTEDNIADAVFDGARFPIEEREMQVVYIPKQENKSADVAELILRGIVVSLLGLVSCYLMKQTLSLIWSLAMVGTMLMFKMIKKLVSDSVEDWIVKTLLYIFMHLLFGRKENIHLSRG; from the exons ATGGGCACGGAGCAGTTGCTCGGTTTTGAACCTCCGGAGTTGAGTTTTCCAT TTGAGCTGGACAAGCAACTATCATGTTCTATGCGGTTGTTGAATAAGACGGAAAATCATGTTGCTTTTAAG CTTTTGACCACTAATCCGAAAAAATATGGGGTTCGACCAAGAATTGGAATTCTTGCTCCGGGATCAGCTTGTGACATCACAG tgacTATGCGAGCTGTGAAGGAGGCTCCCCAAAATATGAGGTGCAAGGACAAGTTTATGATTCAAAGTGCAGTTGCAAGTCCTGATGCAACAAAGGAAGATGCTCTAAACATG TTTAATAGAGATGCTGGACATGTTTTTCAAGAGTCCAAACTACGAGTTGTTTACAGCAATCCAACCGTTGAGGCACCAGCAATGGAAAATCCAAATCCTAATGGTCCCGAG ATGAGGAAGCTTCTTGACATCCAACCTTCCAAACTCCAATTCCCCT TAAGTCTGAACAAAGAGCTCTCTTCGTCACTTCAGTTATCCAATGTGACTGATAACCATGTTGCTTTCAGG ATCAGTGCGAGCCCGAAGTATCTTGTCCAACCTAAAGTTGGAATCATTTTGCCTCAGTCTACATGTGATATCACAG TGAGAATGCAAGCACAAAACAAAGTTCTGTCTGAAATGCAATCTGAGGATAAGTTTCTGATTCAGAGTGTAACTCTATCTGCTGGCACAACCACGGAGGACAACATAGCGGATGCAGTg TTTGATGGAGCAAGGTTTCCTATTGAAGAGCGTGAAATGCAAGTGGTTTACATCCCGaagcaagaaaacaagagTGCTGATGTTGCTGAATTAATCCTGAGGGGCATCGTTGTTAGTTTGCTAGGTCTAGTTTCCTGCTACCTCATGAAGCAGACACTATCACTGATCTG GAGTTTGGCAATGGTAGGAACGATGCTGATGTTCAAGATGATAAAGAAACTGGTGTCGGACTCCGTCGAAGATTGGATAGTAAAGACTCTTCTGTACATCTTTATGCATCTTCTCTTCGGACGCAAGGAGAACATACATCTGTCGCGGGGTTAA